Within Brienomyrus brachyistius isolate T26 chromosome 20, BBRACH_0.4, whole genome shotgun sequence, the genomic segment CTGCCTACACTGCAAGCTAACCTTTTGAAGCAAGACATTTCCTAACTGCACTAAGCTGGTGCCCTTTAGATCTGTCAAGTGTCTGGGAGAGTATGATGGGACAGGTTCAGCAAGGAAATCTTCATACAGCAAACTGGGGTGGAGACAGCACCCCCATTACACCAAAAGCTTTTACAAGGTAAATTCTATGCCCCTTTACTGAAAGCCTTGGCTAAGGGGAGTACTGAAAATTGAGTTACGGTGTTCTTATTCATATGAAATAGCATCCTTTGTCTCTTAAAAAGCAAGCACTCTTCTGGGAACAGATACAACTCTGCCCCTACGTCATATATGGAGAAATGTGGTATTGACATTCTAGACTAACTTTCTTGAAGGTTATTACATACCAGTTCTTTGGTTATAGGCATCGTCTGGCCCTGTTCCAGGTCTGCCCACACGGATGCAGGAGACCAAAGCGTGCTCCAAGACTGCTCCAAGGCAGTCCAGCCTGAGGCCTAGTTTCTCACGTCCACACTAGTGGTCTCCTGAACAAAGCTCTTCCCTGATGAGTCAGTGCCTCAGTGGTCCAATGCAGAGACTTCCCACACTGGTATTTCATATATCAATATCATTTAAATTTTACACTTTAAAGTTATATATGTAGGGTATTagaaagctgcaaataaaaatattttaaaaccaCTATTTTTAACCACACAGATAATCTGGGCATGTCagtctattaaaaaaaaataaaataaaaaatgagacCCAAGGTTAATGTTAGGACTTGAGTGACCCCAACAGGCAGAACCTGTGAAAGAGACGCTCCTGCCTAACCCATCCATCGGTTACCACCCTTACTATAAATGGGGGGGTGGGTTTTCAAATCAAAGAATTGCATTGAGAGATGTTTCTCACAATTACACAGAAATTCCCCAGTTTAGGTtattaaaacacacagaacatTTTGATACAGTTCATTTTTGAGAACCTGTGTATGTAAATCTAAACAAGAACATTATGCATACTTTTAAACAAGTGGCCCAGTGCTTAAAATCTCAATACAAAATTTTCAGGCAAATGTGTTTAGGaagctaaataaaaaataaaaaaaaatacataaaactatTAGCAGCCTCGTCATTTACACATATGGTACGGCTTGGCCATATGGCGCTGATTAACGGAACACCTAAATTTCAAAATTTTAGTGGTAcaggaaaaaagacttttattcTCATATTAATTTCATAACATTTGATACAAATCATATTTTAAGAAAGAAAATCCCAATCAGAAcagtacctgtctgtctgtcttttgttGTATTTCACTTAGGTCTACAGAGAAACCAAAATGTATCCCTCACATGAGAAAAGTATGTGAAAAATATAGCACATAGTTTGACCTTAAAGTTACTTCTAATTGTGGACTCCTAATTAACCCAAATGCTTAAAAATGGACCGATTTTCCATTACAATGTGCAAGAAAACATCCCTTTTTCATATAAGGAGGAGTCTACTTTCTTCAGTTGGTGTATGTGTGAAAGGCAAATTTCATGCCGAGCAAACGCTGAAATGCTAGGAACTCGTGATATACTCAAAATTACACTTGCTTGTACAGTACGACTATAGTACCTAGAACGTGATAAAAATGATAGGATATCTAAATGCGACTCGGAAGGGTTCACAGACTTACAAGTGCAAAACTAAAGCAGAACATGTGGAGGAGTTTGGCACGACATACAGAAGGGGGACATAGTACTGAGGACCAAATGAACTGCCGCACTACATTTACTGTGTCACATACTTGAATTACAAAACCCActtaaataataaaacatcTACAACACTAATACAGATTAAACAAGggggaaaataataaaaaaaaggtttaagAATCATGCAAAATTGCACAAGGATGTTTTtaaatagatacattaaaagcGACAAACAAAAGCAGATggccaggggggtgggggtggtgctaATCTCTGCTAAGAGCTGGACGACCCTTTGCTACTGTACTAGGTGCCTTACCTAGTTAGGCATTAAGATCTTAGAGAGAACAGAAAAGGTCCATTTAAAACACTGCGCGGGGCGCCCCCTAGAGGACCGCCCGGCACGTTTCACACCAGTCCGATTACCCTGCTGTCGAATGCTCTATGGGTTTTCAAAAGGCACTTCCATGTTGCACGTATCATCTTCACCCCGCTGAGGAAATTTCATGTAGGGAGGGgaccggtgggggggggggggagagcagaACTGGGAGAGTAACTAAGGGAAAGCTACACATTCAAGTAAGCGTTACATAAAAATACTTCTTTTGTAAACGAGTGTTTTAAATGCAGCATCACTAAGTCAGATGTTTAAGTATGACAAAAACAACAgacgaaaaaataaaaaaataataaaataaaatcagtgCTATATATAAACTTCCTCCTGTAGACAAGTGTAACTTAAGCTCTGTGTTACAGGTTATATTGATTGCAATAATAAAATGCTGACAAATGTGAACAATTTGCTATTTAAATATTGTTCAGTGTATTGTACCCCTTCATGTAGTTAAggttttagtgtgtgtgtgtgtgtgtgtgtgtgtgtgtgtttttctcttTCTAAACAGATGCAAAGGCTGCAAGCTTCAGCAGTCGCTTCCACCACATCTACGGAGAGTCATCTGGAACCCACAGGACTTTATTCTGCTCCTGATCAACAATAGTCGTGATCTGAGTGCAAATGTAGGACAGGCTCCCACCTTGGACAATACCTGAAATCAAAATCAGTCGCATTTTAGTCATGTTCAATTTCGTTCAGTGTTCTAATTCAATATACAATACAGAGTTTGCCCTGAAAAGGATGTAAAAAAAGTGCTGCTCTGTGTTCTAGAACTATTCATCTACTCGTCCATGCTTTTCGTAGGTGTGAAGTCCCCTTTAAAAGCTAGTGCAAACGGAGAAACACAAAAGGCGAACCTGTGAAGAACTTGCTGTACTCCTGCTCCATTTTCTGCGCAACCTCAAACTGCTCCTTGGAATGTTTTTGAGACACTTTATCCCGCAGAAACACTGGATCCTTCTGCTCCCTGTAAGAGGAAAAGCAGACGTGTATAAAAATCTTacacatagaaaaaaaaaaaaaaaaaacatatgacaTACCACCTGCAACAATCACAGGAATCTGACAATTCAAAGGAATTCCCAAAAAGTCACTTGACTACTTCAAGTCCTGAATCAAGGCAGATTAGGCTCCCGCTGATCAGTGAGGTAAAGGTCAGGTAGAAGATTAGCTCACTGAATGTCCTGCATCTTGTTCACAATGTCTAGCGTGAGCCAGCTGGCTTAGTACTGTGCCACTAGGTGACGTTTGAAGAGGGCTGTCCCGGGGACAGCTGACTCATGAACTGTGACTGTGGGTCAAACAGCCATTCACCGACACCTCAGAGACAGAATGGCTTTTGATTAGGTGGTGTAATCTGTCTACCATGCTAGAGACCAGCACATCCTGTACTGGCATTTTACACTGGGTGAGGTGTTTGCTCTAAGGACGATGCACAtctttcagtgtttcccactgCATTTAACTGCAATGGCGTAGGTTGATGTGAgagagcaaaaaaataaataaataaataaaaaaatcagaaagCTGGCCCacaatttaaaacaaataaaatgctcTATGGCTTCATTTCACGAAAGATTGATTTTAGCCAAAATCAATTACTTTATGCAACTGGATATAGCACAACCCTCGGTAATTCTTTTTGTGCTTTGATAATGTTACAATCTTGCCAGGCAGCACTCCTTTACAATTtcataaattaaaaatgaaacatcACTTGCGTACTGCTCCCGAAAGAGCCACCAATCTACACTGTTTACAGTTTCAAAGTACTGTGGATAACGGGAGGACAGAGACCAGGCCAAAGAAAATGGTAGCTAATCCTGTTAAAAgtttccaaaaaaaataaaaaataaaataataataataattaaaaaaaaaaaaaaaaaaaaaaaaaaaccaccagATTTTGGAAACCAGATTTGATCACTATATTAAAAATGGGAAAAACAAGCTCTATGCAATGAGAAGCTCACCCTGTCTTACAAGACATTTTACAGGAAAAGGTCTTTGTAGGAACTCAGATGCTTACTTTATCTGTTTTGCGTTTTTGTACCGAATGAAAACGACGATTGGGTAAATGTGAACGCTGTGAAGCCTTTCAATGGCGTGAGGTGCAATGTCAAGCAAACAGTGACAGTCCTACGAAGAAAATGACAACAATTATTATATACATGAGCAATGAAAATGCACTGCATGAGTCATAATTGCATGGTGATTTAAATCAATTTACACATCAAACTGATGCTAATTTAGCTCAAATGCTAGTTTCAGCCACAGTGTAATTGCAGAGACTTCGCTTCGTTTAATAAACTTACCATTTCACAAAATAAGAAATTGAagatttcaaaaaaaaaaaaaaaaaaagacagcacAAACCTTTTCTGTTATTTCTGTTATTGAAGCGACTGTCGTTACATCAAAATGGCCGCTTCTCCGTTTGTAATCGATAAAAAGGCAGTCCTTCACGCCACGCTCTATTGCTTGTTGGGAAGCCTTCATCACCTCTAAAAGGCGTCACAAAATTGAAGAAAGTTAGAGAAGGGAGTAAAGGGACTTGGAAAGCAGAACCATGGAAGACGGAATGACAAACATGAATACATAAATGGCAAAGGCTAAACCTAGTTGAATCATATctagaaataaataataataataataataataataataataataataataggattaAATAACTAACCAAGCACACATCTGCAGAACTTCCCAGGAGATTCTTTGACCAGCATGTCCTTGACAGCATCCACTAAAGGCCCCAGAATAAGCACGGGTCGCGGCGAAGCACACTCCACTTTCTGAACCCTCTGATAGGCCAAGCTGACACAGTCTGTCAGCAGCAGAGCACAGCTGTCAATGACCACTCGGCTCAGGCCAGATGTCTCACGTCTATTAAAAGAAATGCGGGACCAGGCGGCTCACCTTCCATGAAGGGGATCGAATCTGTGCTTATGGCGTCGAGGGCCAGCAAATCCTTGCCGTCCTTCGACCCGCtgcgtttgtgtttgtttttcctgcGGAAGAAAGACCTGCGGGCGGCGGCTGACAGCGTTTTGCTGGAGCCGTTCTCGTCCTTCATCTCAGACATGCTGTACCTCCGGTAGAACTCCTGGTCCATCCTGTAGGTAATAAGAGAAGCGACGGTGTAAATGTTTGCGAAATCATTTCATTATGCCGTCATAATACACAGTTAAGAATAATTTAAGTATTGACACAGGGTAACGTACACCCTTATTGGAAGACACATTTGATTTTCCATTGACTAAGTATCTATACAGAAAGCGACATCACTCACATGTATTTACTGGGAATTTGTCCCCTTTCCAGCTTTTGAGCATTCTCGTCCAGTTGCCAAGCCATCCAGCAGCCGAAATTACCCTTTGGTAGAGTGTCTTCAACAAATAAAATGTCGTCTTTCTTAAAACTAAGCTCCTGCTCCATCTCAGCAGCCTTGTCATAAAGTGCTCTGTAAAAGGGACAGGGGACCGATCAAGCAAACGGACCTCGGCGTACGTCAAAAACACTACAGCCGACAGCTACTGTCAGCATGATGATCTGCCAAAGACGTTCGCCCTTGTATATTTACAGCGAATTGCATCAGAAAAAGTGAGCAACGGCAGTCATGTTCACAGAGGAAGTCCAGAGAATCATAAAGAACCAGTCAAGCGCATTGAAATCCTAAATGCTACAGGATAGCAAAACAGGATTTTACAACAAGGCATTACTATATTAAAAGCTGTGTCCTCAAAACCtctcaaaatattttaaaaaaaattgtgtgtTAGCTGACATTACACCGTTTCTCTGCATTGCGTcgataaaaaaataattcaggATCACCGTGAGTGATGCTTCAAGTTTCTTGACCCTCTCATTCAAGATCAACTCCAAGAAAAACAGCTTAGGGAAGAGTTGTAGAAAGGAACCTCCATCGATAATAAACAAAAGGATATCGGATTCGCTAAACTGCACTAAGATTACAACTGCAATCCAGTGTCATGGTTATGTCAAGCCAATAAACAGCTTTTTGGCACACTGGAGCGTTTGCATGGAGACAGGAGTACGAGGTGCATTTCACAAAGAACTGCATGACTACATTCTTCTTGCATTAACAGCTCCTGGGGCCACTGTTATGATTCATGGAATCCGGATTCCCTCCAAGTTGCAGGAAATTCagaattaaaattaattttccCTTTTCCCAAGTCTGAAGTGTGCCACTAAATGGAATTTAAGACCGCAATCCCAGCCGTACACCAAATTCAACACCACACAACCAACTACCAAACAAACCAGCTCAAAACATTCCTGATCCCCTAACCATGATCCAAATTCATATTCTGTGGTTTCACAAAGGTAAACAAAAAACGCAACACgtgtaaacacacacaaatatccAACAACACACATTAATGATGCTACGTACAAGACGAAAACGCGGAACATAGAGTCCGTCTTGTAGCTCACGTACCTTATATAGAATGCATCTCCTGGAGTATCTTTAAATACTTTAAACTCATCGATACGGTGCTGAACTTTCAACGTGACAGTTTCTGCAGGTTTTAACATTTCAAGGTAAGCTTCTTCAGCAGTTTTATGTTTCATGCTAACTGAATTGTACTGCAAAagaagagggggaaaaaaaaggtttATCAAAACCAATTTTCACTGAAGGGGTAAGAAACATATATGACATACAAGATGTCCTGGCTTTGGTGTTCATTTAGCTTTTCTAAAACGGGTAAAAGCTACTTAGCTTTTCTGTACTCCCAAAAAAATGACCTAGATATCTATAGTACAATAAATCGGAATTTAAAGCTTTTAGAAGAGGCACTAATTGCAGGGTCTTCCCAGGGAGGACCAGGGCTTTCCTCTAACCTCTAGTATCATGTCTCCTGGCAGAAGGACATCAgcgtctttggcagggctgctgTCCTCCAGCTTCTCTACAAAGATCCCACGCTGGTTTCCGCCACAGATCTGGATGCCCAGCTCCCCCTGGGTCTTCCTCAACGTCACCATCCTTGGCTCGGGGATCTTCCTGGAAGCCCCCACAGACATCCTGTGAAGCGGCCACAGACCGAAAAGGCAGAAGAGGAGTGGAACCAAATGGTTTCTGTTTAAAGTCACTTTAGGCATTAAACctctctcaaacattttttcCTCACCACCAGAAAATGCATAAAAAGCCAGAAAAGAGCATATATATTTAATTCGCCGACCTCTAAACTGCTACAGACGTTGCAAAGATCGCAGCTTTATATTCCGCCCGTTTTATCTTATATTTCTTTCAATAAAGGAGATTGTGTTTGAGAGTAACTGAGCGCCGCACCTGACTGAGCTGCGGGGGCTAGTGGTGGGCGTGGTCTGTTTGGAGGGGGGAGTCATggtgccttcatcctgctcgcTCAGCGTGTCGATGGTGGAGTGATTGTCTGGGGTCGTGGCACCACTGCCCTGGGGGGTCGACTGATTGCTCATCGGCTCCATCCGGGAGCTGGAGAGGGACAACGCAAAAACCCCACGATGTTGACAGCCCGCTAGTTTGAAGCACATGTGACCACTTTCCTGAGAACCTCTCCACAGATCGGaatgaatgaggcacattaatGCATTTCATGGAAATTGCCACAGGATGCGGGTGGAGTCACCTGGACCGCGAGTGGTTGCCGAGCTGGTACATGTGGGGGTTGTACTGGGCCAGGATGGTGATGGTGTCGCACTGCTGCCCGATGATCAGCCGGGCCTGCTGCTCCGTGGCGTTGCGCAGGTTAATGCCATTGAACTGTAATCGGACACAGGCAGTCAGGGAGGGCAACGCCAGGCTTTACCGCCAACTGAGAGAGGAACCGGACGATGGAAATACCTCTAGCAGCTGGTCCCCGTACTCCAGGCCAGCTTGGTGAGCGATACTGCCCCCCGTCACCTTGGAAACGAAGATGCCGCCGTTCTCGCCGCTGACGATGGAGATGCCGAGAGGCTCTGCGCCCTTGTGCACGATGACGTTGCGCGGCTCTTCCAGATAAGGCCTTAAGGAACAGAAGCACAGAGAGCACAGGAGggtcagatacacacacacacactcattcattcCACTGCAGAACAGACATACACTGGAAGAGGATCTTCATGCGGTCTGTGTTTTTTCTGCAAGAACTCTGAGCAAATGGATTTAATGTTAAAGACAGCATCCTCACACCACAAGGTAATAAACACAAAAAGTGCAGCAAAGGGGGGGGCGATCACACACAAAACCGACAATATACCAGGATTTAGGAAACATCTCTGATATAAAAGATACTCTGAACATCTATCATCATGGTGGAAATTTCACAAGTCATGTAGATGAGTGTTTCCCGAGCTGGTCCTCGAGGACTACCAGCAGTATACGGTTCtaccccctcccagctcccagtagggagcaaaaaatgtAGACGGACTGtggttccccgaggaccgggttggaaaacactggtGTAGATATCATGCAAGGTAATAAATCCACTTGaaaaggtggggggaggggggatgcagAGACCAGGCATGCAATCTCCAGCATAAGCAACAAGTACAGTAACATCCCGTGGCAGGCTGTGAGGTGGTCTGTACAGAGCCTCAGGATGTACCCTGGCATGGATTTCAACTCCCATTTCCCAAATGGAATTTTCACCATTTTCAAAACATGAACgcagtttgttttttaaaaagtaaaatgagTGTTCAGTATAAGAGAGAGGCGTGTCCCACTTTGCGGCTATAAACAAAACTCAACGCCGCAACAAGGgtaatgacccccccccaccccaatcccaACAAATTTACTAAAGAAAAACTTCAGCTATACTTTGATCCAACTGACATTTTCAGCGACTTTTCAAGCAGACCCACATTTTAGGGGTCATTTACATAACCAGACAGTTCCTGTAAGTAACCAGATACTAGCGAAGCACTCCGCAGTGCTGCAGCATGTGTGATCATCATGCTTGATCTTGAGTGAGCGAGCTTTTCACCCGTGAACGCTTTGGGACATCCCCTTCCCTTAACTGGCAGAGACACACACCTCAGGCTTCTCAGTGATGAGAACCTTGGCCTAGAAGCCACAGGGATTCTTAGAAAGGATCTGTTACGGAACAGATATCTGTAAGATTCAGAAAAGTAAAAGGTGAAGGAAAGAGGGATAAATGGAGAGAAGGATCACAGAGAAGCTTAATGCAACACCTTCAAAAATGCGCAACTGTGGGAGGACAAAAGCAAGCAGTCCAGACAGAATTCACAGTGAAATTTATAAAGAACGAGAGATGCACGAGTTAGAACCGAAACGTCATTGGATCATGTCAGATTCTTCATATTTGAAGGATTAGCCAAAACTTTTTTCAAACCGGCATTTCTCAACGCAGTCATGCAGGACCCCcatacagtccatatttttgctcctttcCAGCTCCCAACGTGCCTGCATCAACCAATCAAGCAATCAAGAACACTGGATACCTGGGTACCGGTGTTGGGAGCTTGAAGGGAACAAAAAAATGCAGGCTGGGTTGAGCAGCACTGTTCTAAACTATTGCACAAACTAGAGCAAGAAGTGAGGGTTCCTCCAACCAGGACAAGTGTCTTCTTCACTGCTAAATTACaggtttaaaaacaaataaagacGAGTTATTAATGAAGCATTGAATGTAGACCACTAAACTGGAAAAGCAGGCCCTGAGAGAGCAACTAGCACGCTCACCTGTCCTTCCTACGATCTCCCATGGGAACGGGGCTGATGGATATTCTGGGCAGCGTGGAGATGGAGCTCTGCGATTGGCTGCTGGCGAAGGAGGTGGTCTCCAGGTTGAGGGGGGACTGGGGAGGGGTGATGAGGCTGGGGCTACTGCACTCCGAGTGAGACAGCGAGCCTGCCAGGCAAAGGTCAGCCAATCACAAGGGAGCAGCCCAAGAACGCCACGGCGCATCACCGTCCACAAGAATCAGAGGCTGCGGTTCTCCAACTGTTACTTATTATTCTTAAGTCACAGAACCGAAACCACAAATCATCTCAAACCCAAATTTAAAAATGATGAtaggtttataaaaaaaattaaaaaaaagtctTTGAACTTTCAAATGTGCAAGGATTGGAGAATGGCCAAGAGCAAATATGGCTCCAGAAAGCATACCTCGATCGGAACTCAGCATGGACCGAGGGTACCGTGGAGTGGATGGGATTTTAATTCGCTCTGTCCTATACTGGAGATTACTCGATGAACCTAGAAAAAGAAAACGGTATCGCTTTAGGCACCCATGAGCAGAAAAACAAGGTCGTTTTACGCCTGACAGAAGCATTCTAACAACGTAGTGGTTTCCCTGCTGCATGTGGGCGGGACTGAATGGAGGTTAGCGGCCGCGTCCCCTCACCCAGTCGAGCGCTCGAGGGCAGGGAGTTGGTTCCGTGAGGCGTCCGACTGCGCGCCGGCTCCGTGAAGTCACTGGAGCGCTTGTGGCTCAAGTCCAAGCTCAGACGCCCTTGGTGCTGGGGGCTGCGTTCCAAAAGAAGGAGAGACCCATGGCTCAAACTGCTCTATTCTCCCCCCAGCATCGAGCATCTGTGGAGATTTGACTTCATGGCAGATCTACATTCTTAGCCTCAGAGATGTTCAGTGGGGACAGAGAGAGTGGGCGTTCTGGGACACTTAGAGGGCTTATAAGGCAAGTTCTTCCCCTGCATTTCTTACACCAACTCTGACTGCCCTTCAGTAACCTTTAatcacaacactgaaaagactTTATACGGTTCTTATGAAGGGAAAACACAGAATTATGACAAAAGGGAAGCGGAAAAAGCAGCACACACTTCCACAGTAAGAAGAACAGCGAGACAAGCTATGAGATCTAAGCAATTGTACAGAAAAGAAATGCTACATTTGTCACGCTCGGAGAGATGTGGAGCGGGAACATTGACTCAGCCAGAGGTTGCGTCTCCGTGGGTACCTGGGGTGTGAATGCGGATGGCAGATTTGGCTGGGGACAGAGCAGTTATTAGTGTGAACCCGGTGACTCCAGGCTGTGTAAATTGGATTTCTCATTACAGCCGTTACCGCAGGGCACGGAGCCAAGCCTCGGTGTGCAGAGTCTGTGACAAAATAAAACGGAAGGGCAGAGGTTTAACACCGAGACCCCTTCAGATCCCGAAGGACGGTACCGACACAGTCTCGTCCAGTTCAGAACAATCGGCCTCATCCAACTGAGGTTTTACTTTAAGATTCGAAACAGTAAATGTTAGTCGTTAAAAGTATTTAATGTAAGCATTTAATGTAATGTAGTTATGTACACCTAGCTAACGACAACGGCTAAACTAATCGTAGAAGTTAAAAACAGACAAGTGCCCAAAGGGGTTCTGGGTATTTATATCACTGAGGCTGTGAGTGAACATTTACAGACAAGACAAGACTCACACATGCTGTGAATGGATTTTGCATATCTCCAATACATTCGACATGACTATTCGTTACACAAGAAAACATCACACGGAGAGGGCCTTATGAAGAGGTCACATGACCCGAGAGTGTGAACTAGATAAGGCTCTGCGTGAACAGAAAGAGCACCACGGGCAGTGTAAAATGACATTCTAGCACCAGAAATGTGTCCAATATATAGAGGAGCaccaggaaggcaaaggccttaAGATGCACAATTTCTGTCCACTGATAAGGCTTCTAACAGTGGCAAGTAATAGATAACACTGCAACAACCTTAATAAATTGCATGCATTACTATTTGCACATTCCAGTACGTTCAAGACCACAAAAGCCTAAAACACTGAAGAATAACACAAAGCAAGGAGGTCAGAACACCAGGAGGAAGAAGTCGTTAAATTTataagagagaacatgcaacaaAGACAACTAGCAGCGTGTCCAGTATGACATACGTGCTGAAATGGTTCCGTTGTAGCCGGGCGGGGCAAAGCCCGTGCTGTGCCGATGGGAGCGCTTGGGAGAGAATCGGCCCATCTCGTTGGGCTCAGGAGACTGTTCATCATTAGAGTAACTCTGAACCTGCAAACATGTGGAAAGGCAAAGCAACGTTATAATCTGACATCCAGCTGCAGCTCAAGGAAGTTGGACAACCCAATATGCAGCTGTGTTTTCCAGTGATTTCCTGCCCTACAATAATTGAGTCACTTAAAGATTTGGAGGTTCCAGAACTACAGCAATGTTGTTTTCTTGCACAAATTAACCAAGGTGCCTTGCCGGCAAGTAATCTGAGTTTCGAAAATTAACTGGGACCATATCAAATAATTCCACTGGTCACAGAATGCTGTGAGTTGAGTTGCCTCCCATCGCATTTAATGCAGGGATTGTTCCATATTGATCCAGGAAAATGCACAATTTGTCCCACACTTTTCTGTACATTCTTAACCAGCTTAGCAAATTTTATTGAGTTCTGCCAGAGAAACCAACAGCAGTAGCGCTAATCAAAGTGGGACGGAGTTTGACGTAGTTTCTGGGGACCTCTGGCATTACCTGAAAGGCTGGCATGGGAATCTGCAGGGGAGTCATCTTTCGCCGCAGTGCAGGCGCCGATTTTGGGCGGGGCCTCTTCACTTCCTGCTCCTCTGTCCTCAGGCGGCCCACGTCGTCGTCACACGACTTCCTGGAAGGCAGGATCTTGCAGTCCACACCGGCCTCCAAGAAGAAATGGTTGCCGTTCCTGTCGCGCACATCCAGGATGGCCTCCTGCTTCACAGTCAACGTCGCGGGGGAtggggaaggggtggggggaggcgaGCCCTTGGTGATCGTGGAGTCTGACGCGGAGCTGGTCTGCGGCTTGTGCTTGAACTTGAAGGAGTCGCTGCGAGTGGGGGGAGTCGGGGGGGCCGGGGAGGACGCCTCCTTTGAGGGCTGAGGGGAGTGTGGCGGCAACTGAGACGAGGACATGTAGTCCAGCTTGGATGGCGTGTCGGGCCGCTTGAAGGTATCAGCATCGAAGATGGACTTCCGCGGCTTTGGCACCTTGAATATGGAGAGTTGAGCGCTTTCTGTCGCCGACGCGCCTCCCGCCATCATTTTGGGCCACGTGCCCCCGCTGTGCTTCTGGACGAGTTCCTTCTCCAGCGCCGCCTCTGCCATCATGCACTCGGACTCGAAGGCGAACTGGCCCTTGATGGACTCCACGCGGCCATAGCAGCGCTCCTGGAAGGCTTCGCCGGCGAAGGAGCTCGCGGCATGGTCCTCGGCAGGCCGGAGGGAGTGCGTGTGCAGGGAGCCCACGGAGAAGGGCTTGTGGCGGCAGAACGGCGCCTCCTCCGACTCGGCAGGGTCCTTCTTCCCCTCTGCGCTGCTCGGGTTGAAGATGTCCGTCTGGGTCGAGCTGTTGTGTTTCAAGTTCTTGTAGTTGCGTACGTGCAAGTCGGAAGAGTGGAACCTACAGTTTGACGATTTCTCTGACTCTCTTAGGTTCTCGAAGATGTTCTGTCCGGAGCAACTCTGTGGAAAGAActatgaaaacaaaaaaagaagtgATCTCAGCATTTTCAAATAAATTTATTAACACAGATCGGTAACCACGTATCTGACTATCAAATTAGCCTTCATTAATCCTCAATTGGCCAACATTTGCTGATGGGATTAACAGCACATGAAAGGCGTAAGCAGAATTCACCT encodes:
- the dlg5a gene encoding disks large homolog 5a isoform X1, with product MDPKHKELLEQCHQNLVESITDAESLVEELAKSGALSQLERYEVDNNCSSSSEKVDLLLKMLANKERDHFQELCVALEKTQPHLCSALFVNGGGPVDHSSEKFTWPEWQRCNTSSDDTGKTSNTFSGSTYSVLSTMPSDSESSSSLSSVGTTGKASSPPPALTDSKQANDKLETVLFQLRQVTRERDELRKRLALSSPGTTFDDCRPNSKLSHDYERLKMQCMKAMADLQSLQNQHTKTLKRCEEAVKEADFYHTLHSRLLTDQSQLKEEMDSMKRDNSQLVREHNHLKQNCEELRRLHEEDLKEAADMRLQQQQVLRENGSSEILNKLYDTAMDKLEGVKKDYDALRKRYNEKTANHNTDLSRLEKAEEENRRLQKQTDILMKQRDSAIHFQQQYSSSLRRFDSIQQELNKTAAQNKELQREVERWQSEATRYKTLQLKALKDLEKYKEERDSVFNEYRLIMSERDQVIKEVDKLQSGLEVAEAKLKNTSSERKVASEEMEALRQELSSALVDRDRAICERNELLEKYCHEVKDKAEAQKELNQACKDIETVKEERDVARKERTEAIIQRDQLLREYYQARQKQDSATLDMERANKEIEMLRKQYEAMSQELKEAMQEAEVAKCRRDWAFQERDKIVAERESIRTLCDNLRRERDRAVSDLAEALRNLDDMRKQKHDALRELKELKEKMENQLEKEARFRQLMAHNSHDSAIDTDSLEWETEVVEFEKDREDMDLKALGFDVAEGVNDPYLPGDCGIFVTKVDKGSIADGRLRVNDWLLKINDVDLTNKDRKQVIKAVLNGGGVINMVVRRRKSLGGRIITPVHLNLAGHKDSGISLESGVFVTAVVPGSPAARDGALTVGDRLIAINGIALDNKSLTECEALVRNCRESLSLSLMKFFPQSCSGQNIFENLRESEKSSNCRFHSSDLHVRNYKNLKHNSSTQTDIFNPSSAEGKKDPAESEEAPFCRHKPFSVGSLHTHSLRPAEDHAASSFAGEAFQERCYGRVESIKGQFAFESECMMAEAALEKELVQKHSGGTWPKMMAGGASATESAQLSIFKVPKPRKSIFDADTFKRPDTPSKLDYMSSSQLPPHSPQPSKEASSPAPPTPPTRSDSFKFKHKPQTSSASDSTITKGSPPPTPSPSPATLTVKQEAILDVRDRNGNHFFLEAGVDCKILPSRKSCDDDVGRLRTEEQEVKRPRPKSAPALRRKMTPLQIPMPAFQVQSYSNDEQSPEPNEMGRFSPKRSHRHSTGFAPPGYNGTISAHSAHRGLAPCPAVTAVMRNPIYTAWSHRVHTNNCSVPSQICHPHSHPSPQHQGRLSLDLSHKRSSDFTEPARSRTPHGTNSLPSSARLGSSSNLQYRTERIKIPSTPRYPRSMLSSDRGSLSHSECSSPSLITPPQSPLNLETTSFASSQSQSSISTLPRISISPVPMGDRRKDRYLFRNRSFLRIPVASRPRFSSLRSLRPYLEEPRNVIVHKGAEPLGISIVSGENGGIFVSKVTGGSIAHQAGLEYGDQLLEFNGINLRNATEQQARLIIGQQCDTITILAQYNPHMYQLGNHSRSSSRMEPMSNQSTPQGSGATTPDNHSTIDTLSEQDEGTMTPPSKQTTPTTSPRSSVRMSVGASRKIPEPRMVTLRKTQGELGIQICGGNQRGIFVEKLEDSSPAKDADVLLPGDMILEYNSVSMKHKTAEEAYLEMLKPAETVTLKVQHRIDEFKVFKDTPGDAFYIRALYDKAAEMEQELSFKKDDILFVEDTLPKGNFGCWMAWQLDENAQKLERGQIPSKYMMDQEFYRRYSMSEMKDENGSSKTLSAAARRSFFRRKNKHKRSGSKDGKDLLALDAISTDSIPFMEDCVSLAYQRVQKVECASPRPVLILGPLVDAVKDMLVKESPGKFCRCVLEVMKASQQAIERGVKDCLFIDYKRRSGHFDVTTVASITEITEKDCHCLLDIAPHAIERLHSVHIYPIVVFIRYKNAKQIKEQKDPVFLRDKVSQKHSKEQFEVAQKMEQEYSKFFTGIVQGGSLSYICTQITTIVDQEQNKVLWVPDDSP